The Psychrilyobacter piezotolerans nucleotide sequence CAGGAATAAAGAGGGAAAAATTAGGAGACCTCATAGTAGAAGATGAAAATTGTTATACGGTTATTTCTGACGGGTTGTTTGAATTTTTAAAACTTTACCTTTTGAGCATTGGGAAATCCAAGGTGGAGATAGAGGAAGTAGGAGACAGGTGTATTCCCCAGTATAGATTTGAGGTAAAAGAATATCTGATAAATTCCTGCAGGCTGGACGTGATTGTGTCGGCACTTATTAATGGCTCCAGAAATGAAGCTCTAAAGATGATCGGCTCATCCCAGGTTATGGTGAACTATGGGTTTAAAACCGATAAGTCATTGAGTGTTAAAGAGGGGGACGTTATTTCTATCAGAAGATATGGAAAACATATATTTATAGGGAGCACAGGAGAGACGAAAAAAGGAAAGATTAAGGGGAAATTCAAAAAATATATTTAGAATAACGAAGGGGTAATTAATGAATTACCGTACAGTTATTTCGCCTTAGGCGGTAGGAGGAATTATGAAAAAAATATTAGGAATAATAGCAGGAGTTTTAATTTTAATAATATTCGGGACCTATCTTTTTAGAAATACTC carries:
- a CDS encoding YlmH/Sll1252 family protein — its product is MDKKKFKNYFIGEDEGIISSIYDKIELCKKTDGTIYTDIFLPPQIWSKLVQIEAELGILVEVNGLSMESEKKMAAFKSYYSGETLKFPSKLIVIKNNSKFNKLEHRHYLAGILSTGIKREKLGDLIVEDENCYTVISDGLFEFLKLYLLSIGKSKVEIEEVGDRCIPQYRFEVKEYLINSCRLDVIVSALINGSRNEALKMIGSSQVMVNYGFKTDKSLSVKEGDVISIRRYGKHIFIGSTGETKKGKIKGKFKKYI